CTTGTCGCGGATGGCACCAGCGTCGGGAGAAGGAACCCCCGCCCTCCCACGCCGGCCCGGGTGAGCCCGTTTCCGTTCGAGGGCAACAGCTACGGTCATGGAAGCGGCGATAATCGGCTCGAGGAGACCTTGTCGGAGAATTCTTTCTCGGATTCAGAGACTTGCAGCGTTAGCAGCCAGGGCGGCCTCTGCGACAGCCCGCCCCTCCTCCCCCCTGCGTCTTGCAGATCGAGGCCGGTGGCCGAGGTCCGGTCCTCCATGCCGGAGGCCGACCTCCTGTCGGCCAGACGCGCCACGGAAGCGTGTTCCAGCCGACAAACCGGCGCCGAAGACTCTGCTTGTAGGGCGTCGACCAGCTCGTTCTGCCTCCGATCCCTAACCTCGGCCATGTCCTGCCGTCAGCAGCAGCATCCGCTCAATTTGAGCAAGTCCGTCAATAGGCCCCTTTTCTCGTCAAAGCCGCCGCAACCTCCGACTGCTAAATCCATCACGGAGgtgaagaaggggaagaaggagtcGAGCCGGAAGGAGGAAGTCCATGTGCTTAAGCTACTCGACAACCATTACGTGCAGTGGAGGTTCATTAACGCCAAAGCACGAGCAGCAATGGAAGCTCGGAGAATTGCTGCCGAGGTTGGTGAACGTTGCGGCTCCATCAACAATTTGAGCTGATTTCTCATCGATCATCACACAAATACTGAACAGATTGTATTGTTTTCAGAGATCACTGCACGGGCTTTCGGCGACGATCGCAGAGCTCCAAAGCTCCGTTACTGAGAAGAAGATCCAACTCGAACAACTCAAGAGAAGAGAAAGTCTATCGTCCATCATCCGCTGTCAGGTAAGGCCTGTTCTTCTTATATGTGTGGATTTCAATTCTCTCCTCATCTGCATTGGATCACTCTGCTCTGATCCACGCAAAGGGTGTTTGTTGATTCAGAAGGTTTCAATGCTTGCAATAGGCAAAGTTTTTGAACCAGGGTTAGGATTTCAATCCAGCTACAATTTTAACACCCCATTTAATCCGATATCAAAAATGGTAAAAAGATATGTTAACCGTCGTTGTTTTAGACGATTTTTGGACCAGTAGTATAGGCTCAACAAACTAATAGGTTAGTTATCCCATCAGACTAGGTCGATACTATCAAAGCTGACAGGCATATGGCGAATGACTCAAGTAGGTAAGGATGACGACTAGTACCCATGGATGAAGTTAAAAGGCATGTTACCCTGATTTAATCGTGCATCAAAAGTGATAAAAGATGGGTCTATGGTCATTAATTTAGGTTTAAACATTTTTGAACTAGTGATTTAGACATGTTAATAGGTTGATACTATAAAAGCCGACGGGCATACAGCGAATGACTCAAGTAGGTAAGGATGACGACTACCCATAGATGAAGTTAAAAGGCATGTTACCCTGGTTTAATCGTGCATCAAAAGTGATAGAAGATGGGTCTACGGTCATTAATTTAGGTTTAAACACTTTTGAACTAGTGATTTAGACATGTTAATAGGTTGATACTATCAAAGCCGACGGGCATACAGCGAATGACTCAAGTAGGTAAGGATGACGACTACCCATGGGTGAAGTTAAAAGACATGTTACCCTAGTTTAATCGTGCATCAAAAGTGATAGAAGATGGGTCTACGGTCATTAATTTAGGTTTAAACATTTTTGAACTAGTGATTTAGACATGTTAATAGGTTGATACTATCAAAGCCGATGGGCATACAGTGAATGACTCAAGTCGGTAAGGATGATGACTACCCATGGATGAAGTTAAAAGGCATGTTACCTTGGTTTAATCGTGCATCAAAAGTGATAGAAGATAGGTCTACGGTCATTAATTTAGGTTTAAACATTTTTGAACTAGTGATTTAGACATGTTAATAGGTTGATACTATCAAAGCCAACGGGCATACAACGAATGACTCAAGTAGGTAAGGATGACGACTACTACCCATGGATGAAGTTAAAAGGCATGTTACCCTGGTTTAATCGTGCATCAAAAGCGATAAAAGATGGGTCTACGGTCATTAATTTAGGTTTAAACATTTTTGAACTAGTGATTTAGACATGTTAATAGGTTGATACTATCAAAGCCGACGGGCATACAGCGAATGACTCAAGTAGGTAAGGATGACTACCTACTCAAAAGACTCGAGTAGGTAAGGATGAAGTTAAAAGACACATTACCCTATTTAATCGCACATCAAAAGTGATAGAACTAGTGATTTAGCCTACGATCATTAATTTgggtttaaatatttttgaacTAGTGATTTAGACAGGTTAATAGGTCAATCATCGTGTGACAATAATGATATTGTTGCTACTCATGCATCAGATTTCCCAGGTTCACTACTCTGATTTCATCAGAAACAGCAGTATTCCGGAGTAAACTAAACTAGCAGGATAAGAAAATTGCAAAATTTAAGCATCTAGTGAAGTAATTTTGGCAAATCCAACAACAGGTGATGAACCAAGTGTGCTTGCAGCATGATGACAATGATCGACTCTTTTTATGTGTGGCCTCAATCCTCATGTAGGAGCATTACTAGGAGgaccttctttctcttcttttcttttttatcctttGAGGGATGCAAAAACATATAAATCCATTTCCATGATAAATGCAAAAACATATAACATCTTGTTCGTGATCATATACTAATAGAATCATGGTCCTCTGCTCCTAGATGCTGCATTTGGATGAGTGGACAGTTCTTGAAGACGAATATTCAAGTTCTCTTTCAGGAGCAACAAAGGCTCTTCAGGATGCTTCACTTAGACTCCCAATTAATGGGAATGTGAAGGTACAACATCTTTGGGTTAATTTCTCTATGAATCATAACATTttactcccttttttttttctctttttggttgattttaaattatatatgatcTTTTTTTCAGGTTGATAATAGAGAACTCAAAGAAGTTCTAGACTATGCATTACTAATGCTGGAATCACTTTCTCCATGTGTGGAAAATTTTCTACCAAAGGTAAAATTTGTTGGATATATAACTGCATGCATGATTTCTAACTTCTTCTAAAAAGAATTTGAGAATCTTCGTTACTAATCTACCTGCCATATGTTCTCCTTAGTTCTGCAGGCTTGTTCTTCCATAAACCAATGTTTATCATATCACTCACATACGCAATATTTctgtttttcattattttttttttttataaggttGTTTGATACATGATTCTGTAACCAAGTCGATGCTCCTAAATGCCAAACTTGTGACGTGCAAGAGAAATATAAAGTTCTGTTTAAGTACTGAGAGGGTTGACTCTTTTTCGAAGGCTGACTAAAATTTTTTGAACTGCATGAGCATGTCTTATGTGATGAATTAGGCATTTAGTTTACTGAATGATTACTTCAAATGAACTTTCAAGTATTTGTAAATTATGTTACCAATATATCAAGAAATTTTATCAAGAATTAGACACCTAAACCAATGACTAACTTCTGATGAAcagtctctgtctctgtctctctctcttctctcctctctccCCTTGTGTCTTTGGTACATGAGCCTTCCACCTAGTGATTACTTGTGAATGCCAAACTTGTAACTGTGAAAGAAAAGTATAAAGTTCTATCAAGTGCTGGGGACTCTTTTTTTAAAGGTTAGCTAAGTTCTTTTGAACTGCATAAGTACGTCTTATGTGAAAGACTATTTACCAAGATTTGATAAATCATGTCACCAACTCACCTAATTTTCTTTTAGACTGTAGTAAAGATTTAACTTTGCTAAGTTGCAGCTTGTAGTCCTTCTTTGTCTTTGATGTTCTACCATGTTTATCTTTACATTGCTAGACTCTTATAATGGATTACTCTTACAACAGACAGCAGATATTGATAATGTAGCTTCAGATCTCGCAAGTGTAATCAGTACTCAGAAAACTCTAGTTGAGGAATGTGGAAATCTTTTATCGGAGGCACATAGGTTGCAGGTTAGCCTAGTTTCACCAAAGATGGTGCTTACATCCATTTTATGAGGCAACTCTTAGTAGTTGTGGAATCTGGCAAAAAGAAGTTTAATCTTTTTAATACTGTTGTTTTCAGGTGAAGGAATGCAGTTTGAGGACCCAACTTATTCAAGTAAAGCAGCACAATGTATACTCAAGTACAGTACTTCAGGTCTCTTAAGCATTCCAACTGTCAGGAAAACCATATGTTATTTTTTCATTCTTTGAGTTCATTGAGATGCCACTGTGTCAATAAGAACAACCGTCAGAAAGGAGAGAGTTTCCAGTGAAGACAGTGACATCCATTCATTATGAGGCTAGATCTAGTATCTCAACTTTTGTACATCAACTTTTCTTGTATGGAAACATTTTCAAACCATGGATGAACAGTTTCAGAATAAGGTCTTGTGTCTTCTGGTGCTTCAGTTGTTAGTCTGATTTCTGAAGAGAGTACACGATTCATGGATCTAGGGAAGAAGAAAAAACCCAAAACTTGGTCCCCTTGTTGGCTAAGATTTAACTTTGAGCTAAGCTAGAAACTACAGGAAACTAGATTCAGAttgatattgataaatgctatggagGGACAAATCATGAAGCCAACTGAAACAAGGTGCCTTTGATTTGTTTTCAGAATTGTATCAAACATAATGTATCATgctcaatgatatttttcttttaacTCAAAGCTGGTGTCTTTATATGGAGTTTTTACAGCTGCAGAACATTGCTTATTTCTAACAGTTTTGGATCATAGGGAGGTTAAAATTTCAGGTTCAAGAGTTTGTTAAACTCTTGTTCTATCAAGAGTTTGTTAACTTGTTCTAACATATAATCTACGGTCAGGGGAGATTCTCTCTCAGATAAACCATCTCTTCAATTAAATGAATCATCAAATTATTCAGGCAGAATAATAAATAGTTGCTAGAGACTGCAACAAGAATGGATCAACCTGACTCAACCCAAGTCCAAGAAAAATACTTCACtgaagaaatttttttaattttaggaaAAGAAAACCACTTTTGAAGTTATATCAACTAAAAGCATTCTGCAATTTGTAAGTATCAAGGAATGCTTCAACGCTGAGACCAAATTTAACAACAGTACTGCAAACTTAATGCAGTAAAGGTGGAGATAGAAATCTACTATGTTGAGACACACCAAGAGAATACATTCTTCGCAGACATCACATAGTTTGCTGACATACCAGGCACCAAATTGCACTCATCCCATGGCATGCTTCTGCGTCCAGGCCTGGGCAGTCATCTCATACTTTGCTCTGTCAGTCTTGTACATGTGAGCAATTTCAGGCACTAATGGATCATCTGGATTTGGATCTGTCAGAAGGGAACAAATGGACAGCAACACCTAGAAGTAGACAAATACATCATATGTTAAGATCTAAAAGCCGCAAGGAAAGACTCATTGACCAAGACAACTATGTCTAAGCAACATTGGGACATCTCTGTTGCCACAGATCCTAGAGTAGCTCCAACAATGTCCAGCCATCCAGATTCCACAAGCCTATAACAACTGGTCCAGTCATCCAAAGTTAGCTCTCAAACTAGCTAGGAGTTTATAGTTGTTAAATGGTAAATCATACATGGAGAACAAGAACAATTTGGATCATGAGCTGCAGTTTCTCAAACccttcttagtatcaaaatagatTTAAGCCAATAGTGAACTAATAGATACACCTAGTTAATTGAGGCTGTTCCACACGATGAGAAAGAATCAAGGGTCTAGAAACAGATCTAAAGTACCTTTGATATAGTCAGGGCAGGGCTCCACTGATCCTTTAGAATGTCAAGGCATATACTCCCATTGCTATTAATATTTGGATGGAAAACCTTGGTGCAGAAGGACACCTGAAGAGGACATAATGTTGCATAAATTATTCTACGACATGCGAGCAATGGGCGTGGCAACAAAATGGAAAGCAGTGCAATTAATTTGATATGCATAATAATGTGCTAGATAGAGTTAATAAGCTGTGTGGCCATGACTCTATGATGCCCACGATTTTGGGCTCACATTTAATACACCTAGATCCAAGTTTTTGTTAGGCCACAGTTGAGTAGCTAGGAAGTAGGACTCGAAAAGCTGACATGAAAAACACATTACATTTATCcataaacaaactattaagtATCCTTCAATTAAGTATGTGAAGATATCAAATTAATAATGAGATAAGCTTAAGACCTACACAGATGTTGGTTTATGATCACTTGGTGATTTAGCCAACTCTAAAGATGTAAACGATGCTAGTTATCTCAAAACAAAGATTGCTATTTTGCTCAGTCATTACAGCTAACCCTAGTCATGAGCTCCAATTGCAACATATTCTCATGTACAAACGAAAAGATATTAGCCATATATGACATGATGTGCAAGATAGGAGCTCCCTTTTACAAGTTTGTGACTCTAGATGTATACATGGGAATATCTTACGTATATTGTTAAAAGGCCAGCTTATTGGTGCTCCCAGTGGACTTAAGCTTTTAAAGATTGCCATAAGTTTCTCAGTTAACAATAAAGTCTAATtacgtgtcagaaactgacactaAACTCGTATAGATAGATTTTGATTGCATTCTTTTATTTGTCAAAAAAGGTCATATTTATTAGTGTTGTCAAACAAATGGTCTTATtaaatttgttcatatacaaaaacaCAGGGAAATATATAACTTTGCTGACACGGATAATGATCGATTCTAAATGCCATAGTTTCATTTTAACTTGAAAGAATTCTTCAATCATCTGATTGAGTAAGCTATTAAACCTTTAAAAtttatcagaaaaaaaaagaaacaaacatgATTCTGAAATAAAATTTATAAGCAGCTCTGGTAGCAAACAAAAATTTCAAAGAAGAAATTTAAGTAAATTGCAACTGATCACAAGAAAGGATAGAGCAGATATATATTTTAAAGCACAAATCATTAATAGATGTGCGCCAAGTCAATAACAATAGTCTAAAATATGAACAATTTACCTTGGGTGGCTTGAAAGGATAATCTGGTGGAAAGTGTATATTCACCAGAAATACACCTCCAGCAAAAGGGCTATCGCTAGGTCCCATAATAGTTGCTTGCCAGTGGAACATATCTTCAGCCACAGGGCCTATAGAATCAAAGAAACAAGCAACATAATGTGATTGCAGAAGCAATTTATTAAGACCACCATGTagcaattatattaatatttatccTTCATTAAGatccattatttttttttcatatgtccCTTTCTTTGAGAACCAGATTTCCTACCAT
The DNA window shown above is from Musa acuminata AAA Group cultivar baxijiao chromosome BXJ2-4, Cavendish_Baxijiao_AAA, whole genome shotgun sequence and carries:
- the LOC103983266 gene encoding protein ENDOSPERM DEFECTIVE 1-like, with amino-acid sequence MMVESSSLPPLPPPLASAAQPPIPTPPATDRRPRRPRAREVTSRYLSPSPSSSSSSSSCSSSEAQHFAASPRNVCPAVSLLPLLPKKPQKHHEPPEADENQPLASTRRSVETPLPVSTKPPATLKKKAVVRLFADNNAGTGAAEQPPRPGDTKRRPRPGTPMPPHLVADGTSVGRRNPRPPTPARVSPFPFEGNSYGHGSGDNRLEETLSENSFSDSETCSVSSQGGLCDSPPLLPPASCRSRPVAEVRSSMPEADLLSARRATEACSSRQTGAEDSACRASTSSFCLRSLTSAMSCRQQQHPLNLSKSVNRPLFSSKPPQPPTAKSITEVKKGKKESSRKEEVHVLKLLDNHYVQWRFINAKARAAMEARRIAAERSLHGLSATIAELQSSVTEKKIQLEQLKRRESLSSIIRCQMLHLDEWTVLEDEYSSSLSGATKALQDASLRLPINGNVKVDNRELKEVLDYALLMLESLSPCVENFLPKTADIDNVASDLASVISTQKTLVEECGNLLSEAHRLQVKECSLRTQLIQVKQHNVYSSTVLQVS
- the LOC103983265 gene encoding ubiquitin-conjugating enzyme E2-17 kDa; this translates as MASRRILKELKDLQKDPPTSCSAGPVAEDMFHWQATIMGPSDSPFAGGVFLVNIHFPPDYPFKPPKVSFCTKVFHPNINSNGSICLDILKDQWSPALTISKVLLSICSLLTDPNPDDPLVPEIAHMYKTDRAKYEMTAQAWTQKHAMG